In Modestobacter versicolor, a single genomic region encodes these proteins:
- a CDS encoding ABC transporter permease subunit has translation MSAATIARPAPRRAAGSLGAMVTAELGKLLRRPATWVLLGLWPSLQLVFSTVIPFVSYRRGASYEGSPPEELLAGTLPDRLVENSLSGLPLFGGALLLTLGALLAGSEYGWGTLKTLLGQGPRRTQVLAAQLLALLVVLAGAVLVSFLVTGCVSGLIAAGESAPADWPSAGRLARGLGGGLLIAATWGALGVLLGTALRSTALPIGLGLVWVLAVENLVVNVAAPLLGFFDAAQAALPGVNAGSLVAALAGEQATLRTPGVAAIVDGTQAAWVLGGFLLLFTALTGLLLARRDVV, from the coding sequence GTGAGCGCGGCGACGATCGCGCGGCCGGCGCCGCGCCGGGCCGCCGGGTCGCTCGGGGCGATGGTGACCGCCGAGCTGGGCAAGCTGCTGCGGCGGCCGGCGACCTGGGTGCTGCTGGGGCTGTGGCCGTCGCTGCAGCTGGTGTTCAGCACCGTCATCCCCTTCGTCAGCTACCGGCGCGGCGCCTCCTACGAGGGCAGCCCGCCGGAGGAGCTGCTGGCGGGCACGCTGCCCGACCGGCTGGTGGAGAACAGCCTGTCCGGGCTCCCGCTGTTCGGTGGCGCCCTGCTGCTCACCCTGGGCGCGCTGCTGGCCGGCAGCGAGTACGGCTGGGGGACGCTGAAGACCCTGCTCGGCCAGGGCCCCCGCCGGACGCAGGTCCTCGCCGCCCAGCTGCTCGCGCTGCTCGTGGTGCTCGCCGGGGCGGTGCTGGTGAGCTTCCTGGTCACCGGGTGCGTCAGCGGGCTGATCGCCGCCGGCGAGTCCGCGCCGGCCGACTGGCCCTCGGCCGGCCGGCTCGCCCGGGGCCTCGGCGGCGGCCTGCTCATCGCCGCCACCTGGGGGGCGCTCGGCGTGCTGCTGGGCACCGCGCTGCGCAGCACCGCCCTGCCGATCGGGCTCGGGCTGGTGTGGGTGCTGGCCGTGGAGAACCTGGTGGTCAACGTGGCCGCGCCGCTGCTGGGGTTCTTCGATGCCGCCCAGGCCGCGCTGCCCGGGGTGAACGCCGGCTCGCTGGTCGCGGCGCTGGCCGGCGAGCAGGCGACGCTGCGCACCCCCGGCGTGGCCGCGATCGTCGACGGGACGCAGGCGGCCTGGGTGCTGGGCGGCTTCCTGCTCCTGTTCACCGCGCTCACCGGCCTGCTGCTGGCCCGGCGCGACGTCGTGTGA
- a CDS encoding LacI family DNA-binding transcriptional regulator: protein MTTLSSDVAAAQGGARLPTMVDVARAAGTSQKTVSRVVNAEPGVRPETVERVQRAIAELGFRRHDGASHLRRGTSTASIGLVLEDLAGSFYSAVTAAVERSARERGYLLLTGSADGDPERAGRLVQAFAARRVDGLLIAPNLVGDEVLTANLPPDVPAVLLDRPSADHGTDEVLSDNAGGVAQAVHHLADQGHRRIAYLGDDERFWTSRQRRDGFLAACAERGLPTEGLVTLGALDPDGVAAAAAGWAASGVTAVVTGNNRASVALLHHLHDRPGPRPAHVGFDELDLADVLDPPLSTVAQDAGGIGQAAVDLLFERIAAPGLPPRSVVVPTRLVVRRSSPPPDGAPA from the coding sequence ATGACTACGTTGTCATCCGACGTCGCCGCAGCCCAGGGCGGTGCCCGGCTGCCCACGATGGTCGACGTCGCCCGGGCGGCCGGCACCTCGCAGAAGACCGTCAGCCGGGTGGTGAACGCCGAGCCCGGGGTGCGCCCGGAGACCGTCGAGCGCGTCCAGCGGGCCATCGCCGAGCTGGGCTTCCGCCGCCACGACGGCGCCAGCCACCTGCGCCGCGGCACCAGCACCGCGAGCATCGGGCTGGTCCTGGAGGACCTCGCCGGGTCGTTCTACTCGGCGGTCACCGCCGCGGTCGAGCGCAGCGCCCGCGAGCGCGGCTACCTGCTGCTCACCGGCTCCGCCGACGGCGACCCCGAGCGGGCCGGCCGGCTGGTGCAGGCCTTCGCGGCCCGCCGGGTCGACGGCCTGCTCATCGCCCCCAACCTGGTCGGCGACGAGGTGCTGACGGCGAACCTGCCGCCCGACGTCCCCGCGGTGCTGCTCGACCGGCCCAGCGCCGACCACGGCACCGACGAGGTGCTGTCGGACAACGCCGGCGGCGTCGCGCAGGCGGTCCACCACCTGGCCGACCAGGGCCACCGCCGGATCGCCTACCTCGGCGACGACGAGCGGTTCTGGACCTCCCGGCAGCGCCGCGACGGCTTCCTCGCCGCCTGCGCCGAGCGCGGGCTGCCCACCGAGGGCCTGGTCACGCTGGGCGCGCTGGACCCCGACGGCGTCGCGGCCGCGGCCGCCGGCTGGGCCGCCTCCGGCGTCACCGCCGTGGTCACCGGCAACAACCGGGCCAGCGTCGCCCTGCTGCACCACCTGCACGACCGCCCCGGCCCGCGCCCGGCGCACGTCGGCTTCGACGAGCTCGACCTCGCCGACGTCCTCGACCCGCCGCTCAGCACGGTCGCCCAGGACGCCGGCGGCATCGGCCAGGCCGCGGTCGACCTGCTGTTCGAGCGGATCGCCGCCCCGGGGCTGCCGCCGCGGTCGGTCGTCGTCCCCACCCGTCTCGTCGTCCGGCGGTCCAGCCCGCCACCGGACGGCGCCCCCGCATGA
- a CDS encoding VOC family protein, with translation MPARPRMTLTSTVLGTPDPRGLARFYAELLGREVATDEPGWVTLGPGGPGLSFQLETDHVPPTWPQGPGDQQMQLHLDVEVDDLVAATGFAQSLGARVAEFQPQDDVRVMLDPAGHPFCLYTSG, from the coding sequence GTGCCCGCCCGACCCCGGATGACCCTGACCAGCACGGTGCTCGGCACGCCCGACCCGCGCGGGCTGGCCCGCTTCTACGCCGAGCTGCTCGGCCGGGAGGTGGCCACCGACGAACCGGGGTGGGTGACCCTGGGGCCGGGGGGGCCGGGGCTGTCCTTCCAGCTGGAGACCGACCACGTGCCGCCGACCTGGCCGCAGGGCCCCGGCGACCAGCAGATGCAGCTGCACCTCGACGTCGAGGTCGACGACCTGGTCGCCGCGACCGGGTTCGCCCAGTCGCTCGGGGCCCGGGTGGCCGAGTTCCAGCCGCAGGACGACGTCCGGGTCATGCTCGACCCGGCCGGCCACCCGTTCTGCCTCTACACGTCCGGCTGA
- a CDS encoding DUF3291 domain-containing protein, whose amino-acid sequence MAQLAQANLFRPRAPWDDPVMREFVLALDTVNSLAEASPGFVWRLLPGDGHGAVVVEDDDAPVLVNLSVWTAYPPLHEFVYRSAHASYLRRRSRWFEPVTQPAAVLWWVDDGDRPSADDAVRRLRYLQRYGPTARAFGMRQRFEPDGRPSPRRQGPRELPPWRPADRRR is encoded by the coding sequence GTGGCACAGCTGGCGCAGGCGAACCTCTTCCGCCCGCGCGCGCCGTGGGACGACCCGGTGATGCGCGAGTTCGTGCTGGCGCTGGACACCGTCAACTCCCTCGCCGAGGCCAGCCCCGGGTTCGTGTGGCGGCTCCTCCCGGGGGACGGTCATGGGGCCGTGGTGGTCGAGGACGACGACGCGCCGGTGCTGGTGAACCTCTCGGTCTGGACCGCCTACCCGCCGCTGCACGAGTTCGTCTACCGCAGCGCGCACGCCTCCTACCTGCGACGGCGCAGCCGCTGGTTCGAGCCGGTGACCCAGCCCGCGGCGGTGCTGTGGTGGGTGGACGACGGCGACCGGCCCTCCGCGGACGACGCGGTCCGGCGGCTGCGGTACCTGCAGCGGTACGGCCCGACCGCGCGGGCGTTCGGCATGCGCCAGCGCTTCGAGCCCGACGGCCGGCCCAGCCCGCGCCGCCAGGGACCGCGCGAGCTCCCGCCGTGGCGCCCGGCCGACCGCCGGCGCTGA
- a CDS encoding right-handed parallel beta-helix repeat-containing protein, whose amino-acid sequence MVVLAGALVLAALPAGTAAARGGSTHTVNPGESIQAAVDRAASGDTIRLGAGTFTEAVCIDHKALKIVGAGMGRTTITWPDWGQAAPLPEVATNPCWEAHERSDAEGNPRTLADDVSGLFFLYPDGPVTVSSLSTRNHPANGIVAWGANGFDVHATSGTGHERYGISAAASTNIRIAANVEKGVDRGAPWYAGTGGIGIGDSNGANARITANWVQGYNLGIFIRESRGGRITGNTVTGNCVGVLMFDDAATEVPDATGNVQGGDFRITANAAVANNRYCLAGRDGSQVVSGVGMSVTNADHVTIRANTVTGNRANVPAGAAPVNYPGGGLSLVTFAPPPGTLPEGVPGPGPVEHVEVTANHFADNAPVDIFVTPGEPANPFLGPAGPGIVIRHNLCSTSNPGGLC is encoded by the coding sequence GTGGTCGTCCTGGCCGGGGCCCTCGTGCTCGCCGCCCTGCCTGCGGGCACCGCGGCCGCCCGCGGCGGCAGCACCCACACCGTCAACCCCGGCGAGTCGATCCAGGCGGCGGTCGACCGGGCCGCCTCCGGCGACACGATCCGGCTCGGTGCCGGCACCTTCACCGAGGCGGTCTGCATCGACCACAAGGCGCTGAAGATCGTCGGCGCGGGCATGGGGCGGACGACGATCACCTGGCCCGACTGGGGGCAGGCCGCACCGCTGCCCGAGGTGGCCACGAACCCCTGCTGGGAGGCGCACGAGCGGTCGGACGCCGAGGGCAACCCGAGGACCCTGGCCGACGACGTCTCGGGGCTGTTCTTCCTCTACCCCGACGGCCCGGTCACGGTCTCCTCGCTGAGCACCCGCAACCACCCGGCCAACGGGATCGTCGCGTGGGGGGCCAACGGCTTCGACGTGCACGCCACCTCGGGCACCGGCCACGAGCGGTACGGCATCAGCGCCGCGGCCTCCACGAACATCCGGATCGCCGCGAACGTGGAGAAGGGCGTCGACCGCGGGGCCCCCTGGTACGCCGGCACCGGCGGGATCGGCATCGGCGACTCGAACGGCGCGAACGCCCGGATCACGGCCAACTGGGTCCAGGGCTACAACCTGGGCATCTTCATCCGCGAGTCCCGCGGCGGCCGGATCACCGGCAACACGGTCACCGGCAACTGCGTCGGCGTGCTCATGTTCGACGACGCCGCCACCGAGGTGCCCGACGCCACGGGGAACGTCCAGGGCGGCGACTTCCGGATCACCGCCAACGCCGCGGTCGCCAACAACCGGTACTGCCTGGCCGGCCGCGACGGCAGCCAGGTCGTGTCGGGGGTGGGGATGTCGGTCACCAACGCCGACCACGTGACCATCCGGGCCAACACGGTGACCGGCAACCGCGCGAACGTCCCGGCCGGCGCGGCGCCGGTCAACTACCCGGGGGGCGGCCTGAGCCTGGTCACCTTCGCCCCACCGCCGGGCACCCTGCCGGAGGGCGTTCCCGGACCGGGGCCGGTGGAGCACGTCGAGGTGACCGCCAACCACTTCGCCGACAACGCCCCGGTCGACATCTTCGTGACCCCGGGGGAGCCCGCGAACCCGTTCCTGGGACCCGCCGGACCGGGGATCGTCATCCGGCACAACCTCTGCTCGACCAGCAACCCGGGCGGGCTCTGCTGA
- a CDS encoding ABC transporter ATP-binding protein, protein MDDNTDTGGRRGGRPDPADKAQLERSPVRWSRVAGLFRPYRGQLTLVVALIVASSLIALATPFLVRLVIDEALPRQDVRLLAWAVAGMVAVTAVTAVLGVLQTWLSTTVGQHVMHGLRTAVFTHLQRQSLGFFTRTKGGEVQSRLTNDIGGMQSVVTSTATSLASNATTVIGTAVAMAALSWRLSLLSLIVLPPAIWLTRKVARMRRTITAQRQRYLSDLHSQVEEGLSVSGVLLGKTLGAGPAQSQRFAGTSDDLVGLEVRSQLAGRWRMATMSIVFAGIPALIYLAAGLPATSGGMTIGTLVAFTTLQGALFRPLMGLLDVGVALTASMALFSRVFEYLDLPVDIDDPASPVPLDDVRGEVRFSHVGFSYADGHRPALDDVDLVVPAGATLALVGETGSGKSTLASLVARLNDPTSGRVTIDGTDVRDVALADLARVVGVVSQETYLLHGTIRENLRHAKPDATEAEMVAAARRAQVHDVIAALPDGYDTVVGARGHRFSGGEKQRLAIARTLLRDPRVLVLDEATSALDNATERAVQVALDEASRGRTTITIAHRLSTVRHADLIAVLAHGRVVEQGTHEELLALGGRYAELAGIAERDAVLVG, encoded by the coding sequence TTGGACGACAACACCGACACCGGGGGCCGCCGCGGCGGCCGACCCGACCCGGCCGACAAGGCCCAGCTCGAGCGCTCGCCCGTGCGCTGGAGCCGCGTCGCCGGCCTGTTCCGCCCGTACCGCGGGCAGCTGACCCTCGTGGTCGCGCTCATCGTGGCCTCCTCGCTCATCGCGCTGGCCACGCCGTTCCTCGTCCGGCTGGTCATCGACGAGGCCCTCCCGCGCCAGGACGTCCGGCTGCTCGCCTGGGCCGTCGCCGGCATGGTCGCGGTCACCGCCGTCACCGCCGTGCTCGGCGTGCTGCAGACCTGGCTGTCCACGACGGTCGGCCAGCACGTCATGCACGGCCTGCGCACCGCGGTCTTCACCCACCTGCAGCGCCAGTCGCTGGGCTTCTTCACCCGCACCAAGGGCGGGGAGGTGCAGTCCCGGCTGACCAACGACATCGGCGGCATGCAGTCGGTGGTCACCTCCACCGCCACGTCGCTGGCCTCCAACGCCACCACGGTGATCGGCACCGCCGTCGCCATGGCCGCGCTGAGCTGGCGGCTCTCGCTGCTCTCGCTCATCGTGCTGCCGCCGGCCATCTGGCTGACCCGCAAGGTCGCGCGGATGCGCCGCACCATCACCGCCCAGCGCCAGCGGTACCTCTCCGACCTGCACTCCCAGGTCGAGGAGGGGCTGAGCGTCAGCGGCGTCCTGCTCGGCAAGACCCTCGGTGCCGGCCCCGCCCAGTCGCAGCGCTTCGCCGGGACGTCGGACGACCTGGTCGGCCTGGAGGTGCGCTCCCAGCTCGCCGGCCGCTGGCGGATGGCCACCATGAGCATCGTGTTCGCCGGCATCCCCGCGCTGATCTACCTGGCCGCCGGCCTGCCCGCGACCAGCGGCGGCATGACCATCGGCACGCTGGTCGCCTTCACCACGCTCCAGGGCGCGCTGTTCCGCCCGCTGATGGGCCTGCTGGACGTCGGCGTCGCGCTGACCGCCTCGATGGCGCTGTTCAGCCGGGTGTTCGAGTACCTGGACCTGCCCGTCGACATCGACGACCCGGCCTCCCCGGTGCCGCTGGACGACGTCCGGGGCGAGGTCCGCTTCTCGCACGTCGGCTTCTCCTACGCCGACGGCCACCGGCCCGCGCTGGACGACGTCGACCTGGTCGTCCCCGCCGGCGCCACGCTCGCGCTGGTGGGCGAGACCGGTTCGGGCAAGAGCACGCTGGCCTCGCTGGTGGCCCGGCTCAACGACCCGACGTCCGGGCGGGTGACCATCGACGGCACCGACGTGCGGGACGTGGCGCTGGCCGACCTGGCCCGGGTGGTCGGCGTCGTGTCGCAGGAGACCTACCTGCTGCACGGCACGATCCGGGAGAACCTGCGGCACGCCAAGCCCGACGCCACCGAGGCGGAGATGGTCGCGGCCGCCCGCCGGGCGCAGGTGCACGACGTCATCGCCGCGCTGCCCGACGGCTACGACACCGTGGTCGGCGCCCGCGGGCACCGGTTCTCCGGCGGGGAGAAGCAGCGGCTGGCGATCGCCCGGACGCTGCTCCGCGACCCGCGGGTGCTGGTGCTCGACGAGGCGACCAGCGCGCTGGACAACGCCACCGAGCGCGCCGTCCAGGTCGCGCTGGACGAGGCCAGCCGGGGCCGGACGACGATCACCATCGCCCACCGCCTCTCCACCGTGCGGCACGCCGACCTGATCGCGGTGCTCGCGCACGGCCGGGTCGTCGAGCAGGGCACCCACGAGGAGCTGCTGGCCCTGGGCGGCCGCTACGCCGAGCTGGCCGGGATCGCCGAGCGGGACGCCGTCCTCGTCGGCTGA
- a CDS encoding alkene reductase, whose amino-acid sequence MDLFSPVTLGDLQLANRVVMAPLTRMRSGADGVPGDLVVEHYRQRAGLGLIITEGTYPRYESQAFVGQPGIVTDEQVAGWRRVADAVHAEGGRIVMQVMHGGRVTHPDVNGGRRVEAPSAIAIQGAGHTEKGKQPYPVPHALTVEEAAEVRDDFVAAARRAVEAGLDGVEVHGANGYLLHEFLSPASNRRDDVYGGSPENRARYVIEVVTAVAEAIGPGRVGLRISPEHGIQDALETDHEDVRATYGALIDALRPLGLAYLSVLHAEPAGELVQELRRRFGGPLIANSGFGTVTTREEAVRLIEAAHADCVAVGRLAIANPDLVERWAGEHPENEPDPATFYAPGARGYTDYPTLQLSQS is encoded by the coding sequence ATGGACCTGTTCTCCCCCGTCACCCTCGGTGACCTCCAGCTGGCCAACCGCGTCGTCATGGCCCCGCTGACCCGGATGCGGTCCGGTGCGGACGGCGTCCCCGGTGACCTGGTCGTCGAGCACTACCGCCAGCGGGCCGGCCTCGGCCTGATCATCACCGAGGGCACCTACCCCCGGTACGAGTCCCAGGCCTTCGTCGGCCAGCCCGGCATCGTCACCGACGAGCAGGTGGCCGGCTGGCGCCGGGTCGCCGACGCCGTCCACGCCGAGGGCGGCCGGATCGTCATGCAGGTGATGCACGGCGGCCGGGTCACCCACCCCGACGTCAACGGTGGCCGCCGGGTCGAGGCGCCCAGCGCCATCGCCATCCAGGGCGCCGGCCACACCGAGAAGGGCAAGCAGCCCTACCCGGTGCCGCACGCGCTGACCGTCGAGGAGGCCGCCGAGGTCCGCGACGACTTCGTCGCCGCGGCGCGCCGCGCGGTCGAGGCCGGCCTGGACGGCGTGGAGGTGCACGGCGCCAACGGCTACCTGCTGCACGAGTTCCTCTCCCCGGCGAGCAACCGGCGCGACGACGTCTACGGCGGGTCGCCCGAGAACCGGGCCCGGTACGTGATCGAGGTCGTCACCGCGGTCGCCGAGGCGATCGGGCCCGGCAGGGTCGGGTTGCGGATCTCGCCGGAGCACGGCATCCAGGACGCGCTGGAGACCGACCACGAGGACGTCCGGGCCACCTACGGCGCGCTGATCGACGCGCTGCGCCCGCTGGGCCTGGCCTACCTGTCGGTGCTGCACGCCGAGCCGGCCGGTGAGCTCGTCCAGGAGCTGCGCCGCCGCTTCGGCGGCCCGCTGATCGCCAACTCCGGCTTCGGCACGGTGACCACCCGCGAGGAGGCGGTGCGGCTGATCGAGGCCGCGCACGCCGACTGCGTCGCGGTGGGCCGGCTGGCCATCGCCAACCCCGACCTGGTCGAGCGCTGGGCCGGTGAGCACCCGGAGAACGAGCCCGACCCGGCGACCTTCTACGCACCGGGCGCGCGGGGCTACACCGACTACCCGACGCTGCAGCTCAGCCAGAGCTGA
- a CDS encoding YceI family protein has protein sequence MTTALPAPGTYLVDPAGSTVRFTTTHLWGLGTVRGSLAVTGGRITVAADRVEAVGTVAAASFDTGNGARDGAVRSARYLDAEAHPEITLRAAGPPTGPVPGELTVRGRTAPVELAVVDVQPDGDVLVVRLTTTVDRYAHGLTAQKGMTGRHLQLELTARATRA, from the coding sequence ATGACCACTGCCCTGCCCGCACCGGGCACCTACCTCGTCGACCCGGCCGGCTCGACCGTCCGGTTCACCACCACGCACCTGTGGGGGCTGGGCACCGTGCGCGGCAGCCTGGCGGTCACCGGGGGCCGGATCACCGTGGCCGCTGACCGGGTCGAGGCGGTCGGCACGGTCGCAGCGGCCAGCTTCGACACCGGGAACGGCGCGCGCGACGGGGCGGTGCGGTCGGCGAGGTACCTGGACGCCGAGGCGCACCCGGAGATCACGCTCCGGGCGGCCGGCCCGCCCACCGGTCCGGTGCCGGGTGAGCTCACCGTGCGTGGCCGGACGGCGCCGGTGGAGCTGGCGGTGGTCGACGTCCAGCCCGACGGCGACGTCCTCGTCGTGCGGCTGACCACGACGGTCGACCGCTACGCCCACGGCCTGACGGCGCAGAAGGGGATGACCGGCCGGCACCTGCAGCTCGAGCTCACCGCCCGGGCCACCCGCGCCTGA
- a CDS encoding SDR family oxidoreductase has protein sequence MTKTWFITGASRGFGKEWSIAALERGDSVAATARDTSSLDDLVQQFGDKVLPIQLDVDDRAAVFAAVARAHEHFGRLDVVVNNAGYGQFGMVEEISEAEARAQFDTNVFGALFVTQAALPFLREQGSGHFLQVSSIGGITAFPNIGIYNASKWALEAFSQSLAAEVADFGIKVTLIEPGGFSTDWGGASAKHAEPNPAYDEYREKAAEQRRARVASPGDPTASRAAVLAVVDAEEPPLRVFFGDGPLAIATRDYESRLAEWRQWEHVSKLAQG, from the coding sequence ATGACCAAGACCTGGTTCATCACCGGCGCATCGCGCGGCTTCGGCAAGGAGTGGTCGATCGCGGCCCTCGAGCGCGGGGACAGCGTCGCCGCCACCGCCCGCGACACCTCCTCCCTCGACGACCTGGTGCAGCAGTTCGGCGACAAGGTCCTGCCGATCCAGCTGGACGTCGACGACCGCGCCGCCGTGTTCGCCGCGGTCGCCCGGGCCCACGAGCACTTCGGGCGGCTGGACGTCGTCGTCAACAACGCCGGGTACGGGCAGTTCGGGATGGTCGAGGAGATCTCCGAGGCCGAGGCGCGCGCGCAGTTCGACACCAACGTGTTCGGCGCGCTGTTCGTCACCCAGGCCGCGCTCCCCTTCCTGCGCGAGCAGGGCTCGGGGCACTTCCTGCAGGTGTCGAGCATCGGCGGCATCACCGCGTTCCCGAACATCGGCATCTACAACGCCTCGAAGTGGGCGCTCGAGGCGTTCAGCCAGTCGCTGGCCGCCGAGGTCGCCGACTTCGGCATCAAGGTCACGCTGATCGAGCCGGGCGGGTTCTCCACCGACTGGGGTGGCGCCTCCGCCAAGCACGCCGAGCCCAACCCGGCCTACGACGAGTACCGGGAGAAGGCCGCCGAGCAGCGCAGGGCCCGGGTGGCCTCGCCCGGCGACCCGACCGCCAGCCGCGCCGCCGTCCTGGCGGTCGTCGACGCGGAGGAGCCGCCGCTGCGGGTCTTCTTCGGCGACGGCCCGCTGGCCATCGCGACCCGCGACTACGAGTCGCGGCTGGCCGAGTGGCGCCAGTGGGAGCACGTCTCGAAGCTCGCCCAGGGCTGA
- a CDS encoding MarR family winged helix-turn-helix transcriptional regulator, which produces MADPPRTDDGTALLGDLVMRLARTLRRRFSAVLEPWELSPHQARALRVVCARDGVRLSELAEALRIAPRSATEVADGLQDRGLVVRAADPADRRAVVLTPTDDGRRVQREVDAARAADAEELFARLSPGDRTELARILRSLAD; this is translated from the coding sequence GTGGCCGACCCCCCGAGGACCGACGACGGGACGGCGCTGCTCGGTGACCTGGTGATGCGGCTGGCCCGCACGCTGCGCCGGCGGTTCAGCGCGGTGCTGGAGCCGTGGGAGCTGTCGCCGCACCAGGCCCGGGCGCTGCGGGTGGTCTGCGCCCGCGACGGGGTGCGCCTGTCGGAGCTGGCCGAGGCGCTGCGGATCGCGCCGCGCTCGGCGACCGAGGTGGCCGACGGGCTGCAGGACCGGGGCCTGGTCGTGCGCGCCGCCGACCCGGCCGACCGGCGGGCCGTGGTGCTCACGCCCACCGACGACGGCCGCCGGGTGCAGCGCGAGGTGGACGCCGCCCGGGCCGCCGACGCCGAGGAGCTCTTCGCCCGGCTCTCCCCGGGCGACCGCACCGAGCTGGCCCGCATCCTGCGCTCCCTGGCCGACTGA
- a CDS encoding ABC transporter ATP-binding protein, whose translation MQPAQTVRSGPAAERPATDEVVVISRLTKRYGSRAAVEDLSLTVRRGEVYGFLGPNGAGKTTTLRALLGLVRPTSGTATVLGRPAGAPSPGVGALIEGPGFYPYLSGRQNLRVLARYAGAAPDRVDAVLGTVDLLDRADDRYSTWSLGMKQRLGVAAALLKDPEVVVLDEPTNGLDPAGITDMRALLRRLAADGRTVLLSSHLLGEVEQVCDRVAVISAGRLVVEGSVDELVGLRRLVVEAEPLGEAAAVATRLLGADRVSVVDGALHLQAGPEDAARVNRALVHADVDVTGLRQEAQTLEAVFLRMTGPPPGAAGPTADGAGRGALR comes from the coding sequence ATGCAGCCTGCGCAGACCGTCCGGTCCGGGCCTGCCGCCGAGCGGCCGGCCACCGACGAGGTGGTGGTGATCTCCCGGCTGACCAAGCGCTACGGCTCCCGCGCCGCCGTCGAGGACCTGTCGCTGACCGTCCGCCGCGGGGAGGTCTACGGCTTCCTCGGCCCCAACGGCGCCGGCAAGACCACCACCCTGCGGGCGCTGCTGGGGCTGGTGCGGCCGACCAGCGGGACGGCGACCGTGCTCGGCCGGCCGGCCGGCGCACCGTCGCCGGGGGTCGGCGCGCTGATCGAGGGGCCGGGCTTCTACCCCTACCTCTCCGGGCGGCAGAACCTCCGGGTGCTCGCCCGCTACGCCGGCGCCGCCCCCGACCGGGTCGACGCCGTGCTCGGCACCGTCGACCTCCTCGACCGGGCCGACGACCGCTACAGCACCTGGTCGCTGGGCATGAAGCAGCGGCTGGGGGTCGCGGCGGCGCTGCTCAAGGACCCGGAGGTCGTCGTCCTCGACGAGCCCACCAACGGGCTGGACCCGGCGGGCATCACCGACATGCGGGCCCTGCTCCGCCGGCTCGCCGCCGACGGCCGCACCGTGCTGCTCTCCAGCCACCTGCTCGGCGAGGTCGAGCAGGTGTGCGACCGGGTGGCGGTCATCTCCGCCGGTCGCCTGGTGGTCGAGGGCAGCGTGGACGAGCTCGTGGGGCTGCGCCGGCTGGTGGTCGAGGCCGAGCCGCTGGGCGAGGCCGCCGCGGTCGCCACCCGGCTGCTCGGCGCCGACCGGGTGTCCGTGGTCGACGGGGCGCTGCACCTGCAGGCCGGACCCGAGGACGCCGCCCGGGTCAACCGGGCCCTGGTGCACGCCGACGTCGACGTGACCGGGCTGCGCCAGGAGGCGCAGACGCTGGAGGCGGTCTTCCTGCGGATGACCGGGCCGCCACCGGGCGCCGCCGGCCCGACCGCGGACGGTGCCGGGCGCGGAGCGCTGCGGTGA
- a CDS encoding dienelactone hydrolase family protein, with translation MTEPSSSVLAGWAVEPFSNAGITHDLYTRGTGPGVVLLPEIPGMTPEVMGLADHLVDAGFTVTVISLFGQPGRPLSPGYGARSFAGACINREFRAFAKRADRPVAEYVRAVARRVHDRVGGPGVGVIGMCFSGGFALASAVEPAVLAPVASQPSLPMPLTGGRRRDLGMSDRERDAISTRVQEDGLCLVGLRFSEDSASPTDRFRSLRAAFGDGWLPISLNSRPGNPAGIGKREHMVLTSKDVDTPGHPTNEARAQVTAFLRERLGVRTAADA, from the coding sequence ATGACAGAGCCGTCATCGTCCGTACTGGCCGGCTGGGCCGTCGAGCCCTTCAGCAACGCCGGCATCACCCACGACCTCTACACGCGCGGGACCGGGCCCGGGGTCGTGCTGCTGCCGGAGATCCCCGGCATGACGCCCGAGGTGATGGGCCTTGCCGACCACCTGGTCGACGCCGGCTTCACGGTCACCGTCATCTCGCTGTTCGGTCAGCCCGGCCGGCCGCTGTCCCCCGGCTACGGGGCGCGGTCGTTCGCCGGCGCCTGCATCAACCGCGAGTTCCGCGCCTTCGCCAAGCGCGCCGACCGGCCGGTGGCCGAGTACGTGCGGGCCGTGGCGCGCCGGGTGCACGACCGGGTGGGCGGTCCGGGCGTCGGCGTCATCGGCATGTGCTTCAGCGGCGGCTTCGCGCTCGCCTCGGCCGTGGAGCCCGCCGTCCTGGCGCCGGTGGCCAGCCAGCCGAGCCTGCCGATGCCGCTCACCGGCGGCCGCCGCCGGGACCTCGGCATGTCCGACCGCGAGCGGGACGCCATCTCGACGCGGGTCCAGGAGGACGGCCTGTGCCTGGTCGGCCTGCGGTTCAGCGAGGACAGCGCCTCCCCGACCGACCGGTTCCGCTCGCTGCGCGCCGCCTTCGGCGACGGCTGGCTGCCGATCTCGCTGAACTCCCGGCCCGGCAACCCGGCCGGCATCGGCAAGCGCGAGCACATGGTGCTGACCAGCAAGGACGTCGACACCCCGGGCCACCCGACGAACGAGGCGCGCGCCCAGGTGACGGCGTTCCTGCGGGAACGCCTCGGGGTGCGGACCGCCGCGGACGCCTGA